Part of the Candidatus Hydrogenedentota bacterium genome is shown below.
GCTTCGGCACCCTGGACGAGGAAGCCCTCGACACCGCCCTGGAAACCCTCGCGGGCCTGCAGCAGGACGGCAAGCTGATCGGCGTCATTTCGCACGTGCCCGCCTTGAAGGAGCGGATCAGCACGCAAATCCAGGTAACGCCTCAAACCGGTGGCAGAAGCCATATATCCGGGCCTGGATGCGGCAGGTTGGGCGCTACAGAACTGGCCGTAGAAACAGGTTGACTTGAAAATGTCGGACGATCTTAAAACAGCCAAGACCGCTCTCGCCAAGCTCCATCAGGACATGGAGGCCATTAACAGGCTGGCCAAGCCGCCCTATCTGAGTGTGATAGAGCAGATGGAGCGAACGCTGGAACCGATCCGTCGTCAGCAGTTGGAAATCACTCGCGCTCTCGAAATGGCTGGAGCAGCGACCCGGATACAGGAGATCGTCGGTGCTAATCAACACTGGCAGGATTTAATAAAACAGGCCACCGCGACAAGTCGTATTGCCGAGAGTCTTTCGGCTGCGCATCAGTCATGGCTTGATACGATCAAACCTATCCAGCACGACTTCTCGCAGCTTTCACAGCTTCAAGCCTCCGCCAAGCTGGCCCTGTGTGATACATCCCTGCGGCTTTCCGCCACGGAACGGCTCATGGCGGGCATTGATTTCGAGGCGATAAGGGGTCGTTTCCAGATCGAGATGCCGGTCATCTCGGGACTGGAGAGTTCGATAGCCCATGTGGCAGCCTCGTATGGGAATTTGGCAGAGTCACTGCGGGAGATCTCGGACATCACGCGGTTGCCTGCCTTCGTTTTGCCGGGGGCCACTCGTGAGATCTACACCACCAGCTTTGCGCTCGAAACCCTTCGCCCCTGGGATGAAGGGGATGAGGATGAGGCCGAAACGGAAATTCAGTTTGTCACCGAAGCTGAGATGGAAACATCTGGCTGCATCGCTCTTCTGCTGCAGGTCGATCCAGGGCTCGCTCGGCCGTACATCGGCGCTCGGGATGCCCTGTATGGTAACAATGCCGACCGGGCAAGGCACATCCTGATCTCGCTCAGGGAGTCGTGGAACCGTCTGCTCAGGCGCTTGGCACCCGATGATCCGGTCGCCGCGTGGATTCCGGGGGTGCCCAACCAGAAGGACCTGCTACATGACGGCAAGCCAACTCGTTGAGCTAGGGTGCTTTCTGTCTGCCGGGAGCTGAACAACGATCCGTTGACCGACTTCCTGATGCACGATACCCGGGCACTGGTGAAGCTGATCGAGCTGTTCAACGGGGTTCATGAGTTGGAGGCTGCGCTGACCGATGAGCAGCTCAGGGCCATTCTCCTCAAGACCGATTCGTGGCTGATGTACATACTGCAAATCTCGTCGGGAAATTTTCACAATTAGACAGGAGGCAACCATGACAAAGAAACCAGGATCACATCATGGAGTCACGAACGGCGATTGGGGCTAGGACGTCAAGAAAGGCGGCGCGACCCGTAGCAGCGGCCACTTCGACAAGAAACAGGATGCCGTCGATGCCGGGCGCAAGATCAGCCAGAACCAAGGCACCGAGTTCTACATCCACGGCAAGGACGGGAAGATTCAGAACAAGGACAGCCACGGGAACGATCCGTATTTGCCCACAGGCTGATGTCGTGCGACAAGGAAAGACTGTCAACGATTTTCAACTACTTATTGACCTCTACCCGTGCGCCGAACGGCAAGGAACAGGCGGGGGCACAGAAACAAGACGGGCGCTTGAACTCGCCGTACTCGACCGGTTGATGGGCTAGGATCACTCAACGATATGTGCTGCTGGTTTGAGGCGTTCGGCCTAAAACAGCAATTGCCTGGAAGTCCGACTCAAGATGGTTTCCCAAGGCTACGCGCCACTTGCTCTTTGACAATTGATTGATATGACGGAACTTACGAAGTCTCGGGCCACATGAGAGTGTTTATGAAGAGGGTTCCTTCTGGGGAGCCAGAAAATAATCCGTTGCACGGCAGCGGTTACAACACCTTTAGCTGAAAGCCCGAGACAAGGCGTCTCGGGCTTTCGTCGTATACGCCTGTCCCTATCTCCCTTGTGCTGCCATCGCCCCCCGGCATGAGCTTCAGCGCGCACCGCTCCCCTCTACCGCCGTGTTCTGGCCTCTGGTCCAGGTCACTGGAACCGATCTTCCGGCTTGGCTCTACGTGAGTGAAGACCCGATCTCGGGCAGGCTTATCCCTCTCGGTGTGTCTCGCTGGCACAGGAAGCTTTGACTCGGTTACACTCGGTCAAATACGGTAAATAAACGTACAAACCGTTTGACATTGAATATCTATCTCATATATTGTAACACTGTTAGTCCCGGTTTATTGGGATGCAAGCGACGAGGGCGGGAACGTGGGACACCGATCAACCAAAGGAAAGAGGCTGTTGGAAGTCAACCGATGAAACCAAACGTGACTGGAGTCGAATGATGGAAGACCGATGGCTCTCAGTGGATGAGATTGCGGCCTATCTCGGCATCAAGCGGGATACAGTCTACAAGTGGATTAGTGCACGGCAGATGCCGGGCCGTCAATTAAGCCTGACGCTGCGTAACGGGTTGATAGGATGTTACATCGGCGAGTATGAACTGCGTGGTTCAGACAGGACAAGCTATGGAGATCGCCTGCTCAGCGAGCTTTCCAAGGAGCTGCGCAGGCACAAGGTTAGCAATACTGGACGGCGGCAATTGTACAACTATCTGGCCTTTTACCGCGCCTACCCTCAGATTGTGCGGACGGTACCCGCACAAACCCGCCATTTGCTTCCAAAAGACATTGACAGCCAAAAAGTGCGGACAGTGTCCGCACAATTGGCTATTACACCTGAAAAACTCCTCGGAAGCCTTTATTATGAGCGATCCGGCTTGTCAAAAGACAAGAAAAAACTGGCGGAGCTGGCGCTAATTAACAGCCTGGAGAACGAACTGCCCAAGGATGACGAGAGCCTGCGCGCCAAGGGTAAGAACCGCTGGTATGTGCCCGCCCCCAACAAGGCCGACGATCTAGAGAAGCTGCGCGAGAGATCGCTGCTTAAGGAGTTCGAGGAATACCGGGCATCCAGCCAAAAGCGCCTGAAGGTGTTCCGTCTCGAGGCGGTCCGCGCAGGCTTCAAAAAGGCCAGACAGGAGAGCGACTACGCCACGATCATCACAGTGTCCCGGAAGGTTCCAGAGAACGTCCTCCAGGAAAACCCTAAGCTCCTCATGTGGTACGACCAGGCGCTCACCCGGATGGGAGGTGAATAAGATGAATCCAAAGATGAATTGGAATCTACAGTTTCAATCGGAAAGCAGCCACATTCAGGTGGCCGGGTTCGTTGCAGCGTCCGCAGAAGAATGCCGCCAGTATTTCGTTCGTCGCGTATCCGCAAAAATCGCGGAATCAGACGGGTCAGAAGAACTCCGACAGCACTTGATCGAATTGGAGACGACAGGATTTGATTTGGGTGAATTATTGGGACAGGTCGTAACCTCGCCCCGGGCCAAGGATTGGGAAATCGGCGAAGCGTTTGCTGAAATCGCCCTGGATGATGGATACGAAGCTATGTTCCCATGGCCGACAGCATTCGACAAGCGAACCCGTAAAGCAAGTCTGCCGGGTCCGGATCTGGTCGGACTGCAACGCCATGCCGCCCCGCGTTTTGTTTTTGGTCAAGTGAAGTCTTCTTCTGAGAATCGCGTACCTCCACAAGTGGTCAATTCCGCCCCAGATTGCCTCCGCAATCAAATGTTCCAACTTCGGAATCGCCCAACAGACCGACAAACACTTGTCAGTTGGCTGTTGGTGCGGATGCGTGGCACCGAATGGGAGGATGCCTTCAACGAAGCCTTGAAACACTACTCCAAGGGTGACCTGTGGCTTGTCGGCGTGCTGGTAAGCGGAAAGCGTGATCCAGTCGAAACGGACCTTACAAACATCTGCGCTGGAATCGATCACCAGCCGGGAGAATCAGAAGTTCATCTGCTTGGGTTTTACATTCCTTTTCACAAAGACGAATGGGTTGACCTTGTCTACGATAGGGAGGTGACCCCATGAGCGCATTCCCGACGGATATTCTCATAGCAAAAACCGGTGGACGAGAAGCACTGGATCGCACTTCCGACCAAGCTAAAGTCTTGTTGGCGAAAACCGTGCTGAAGCGTATTGCCGAACGTGATCCGGCAGCCCTTGTGCCCATCCAGCCAGACATGAGGAACACTTTGGAAGAGGCCTTGCATTTGATCGAGCTGCGGTGCCTCGACTTGGCCGTGGCCTGGCGTCGGGATGTCCGATCAAATGAAGGGATCGAGTTCCGAGATTATTGCTCGCTGGCGTTTGATATTCGACGGATGCTTCCGCTGGGAGAAACCGAGGATGCCCGTGTCAAAGGTGCCATCCGCCTCGCGGCAGTCGCGGTATTGGGAGATCGGAGTGCCGACATCAGGCGTTATCTCAACGAGAATGCCTGGCCGGTATCCGAGTTGAACTCCGAAGATGCAGGATGGACTAAGCTGGTCCTCTTCCGTGTGGCGGACGCTTTCCTGCGGGTTGTGCGCAAAAAGAACTGGGATGACCTTCGCGCCGTAGCCGATTCGATTGCCTCACTTCGCCAAAGCCAGCAGTTGTATGAACGAGAATACCTCCAACAGGAGAACGGACTGCGACAGATCGCGGCCATTGAGCTGGTAGCTTTCTATCAATTGGCGAAAGCTGTCGAGATGTTGGGCGTATTTGTCGGCAAAGGCACGCCTCGCACAGCGCTGGATGACGTGGATTTTCATCTTTCACGTGCTGTCAAGGCAGCGGATTCCGCCGGCATCATTGAGCTGGCTCTGCTTCTGCGTTGGCTGAGCATGGCTGCAAGAGTGCTTATCCGCTCAACTATTTGGCACCAACTTGCTGCTTACAACAGTAAGATGACGGATTTCAAGCAGGCGCTGACTAATGAGCAGCAAACACGCCCATTATTTGAACTGCTACCACCACAACGCGATGCCATCCAGGATGTCATGCACACAGGCAATCGGGCAGTGGTGGTCGAAATGCCGACCTCCAGCGGCAAGACCCTGCTTGCCGAATGCCGCATCATTCAGACAATAGTGAATATCGACAAAGCGTGGATCGCTTATTTGGTACCGACGCGGGCACTAGTCAACCAAGTCAGCGTTCGTCTGCGACGAGACCTCGGGCCTTTAGGATTGAAGATCGAACAGGCGACACCTGCTTACGAATTGGATGTCTTGGAAGAGGAATTGTTGTCTTCACCTGGCAGTTTCGATGTACTGGTAACCACCCCGGAGAAATTGGATTTGTTGATCCGCAGCGGAGCCGCTGACCAAGGAAATCGCCCGCTTGGCTTGGTGGTGCTGGATGAGGCACACAATCTCGGCGACGGAGAACGTGGACTGCGGAGTGAACTCGTGCTCGCCACTATCAACCGTGAATCGCCGGACACTCACTTTCTACTTCTGACTCCATTTATACCGAATGCGGAAGAGCTCGCAACTTGGCTGGATGATGAACGCTCTCAGAGTATAACCCCGTCACTCGCGATCAATTGGCAGCCCAACGATCAGATGATTGCTCTCGCATATCCAAAAGGCCGGGGGAGAGTCTGGGGGCTCGAGGTGAAGCCCCTTCACGTTAGGCGAGCGCATCGTGCACCCATTGCCTTTGACGAGCGTGTAACCATTGACCGCGAACAAACCCGTGACATTACGTTGACACAGGCTAAGTCATCGAAACTCGGAGTTGCTGCATTCGTCGCTGAAGCGCTTGCTTCCCGTGGAAGTTCCATTGTGTTGGCGTATTCCCCAACCGATTGCTGGAATCTCGCGAAGAAATTGGCTCCCATGCTTCCAGACAAGCAAAGCAAAAGGCTTACATTAGTAAGGGAATTCGTGAAAGCAGAATACGGGGAGGATTTTGCATTACATGCTTTTCTCGGAAAAGGCCTCGGGGTTCATCACGCCGGTATTTCACCTGAAGTGAGAACCCTTTTGGAATGGTTGACCGAAGAGGGTGAATTAGTTGCGCTGGTAGCCACGACCACTGTGGCGCAAGGAGTAAACTTCCCTATTTCAAATGTCATTCTATCTACCCATTTCAAACCGATTCGGATTGGCGATGCTTTTATTCAGGGCGAACTTCGTCCCGATGAATTCTGGAATATCGCTGGCCGAGCGGGGCGCCTATTCCAAGACACGCTTGGGCTGGTCATTTTTGCATCACAAAAACAAGATGATGATTCTTTGGAGCGCTATGTAAATAAAAGAGTAGTAGAATTAGCTTCCGCACTGGAGCAGATGATTGAAGACACGGTCGAGCGAGGTTGGGATCTCGATCTGCGCCGTTTGGTAAGAAACGATGCAAAGTGGTCGAGCTTCGTGCAGTATTTGGCCCACAGCTACCGAAAGATTGGTGACCACGCGCAGTTTCTCACCGACACGGAAAAGTTGCTCAAACGTACTTACGCTTACCATCGGCTGAGTGGACATCAGCCTGAATTGGCCGAGCAATTGATCGAATCCACCCGGATATACGCTGAACAACTTAGCAATCTTCCCTCTGGGGTCTTGACCCTGGTGGACAGCACCGGATTTTCACCTGAGAGCATTATAGATCTGCTCCGTGACAAAGAATCCTTCAGCCTTCAAGCTGATGATTGGAGCCCAAGCCGTCTTTTCCGGTCGGGCGGCGAAGGGATGAAGAGCCTTGTTGGAGCCTTGCTCAGGGTGCCGGAGTTGAACATCCCGACTATTGGTGGCGGAGATGGAAAGTCCATCGCTTCCATGTTGGAGATGTGGGTCTCCGGCAAGACGTTACGGGAAATTGCCGACCGGCACTTCGCGGATGTTCCAGATATCCAAAAGCGGCTTACGGAATGCTGCCGCACGGTATACCAAACTCTCACTCACCAAGGCTCATGGGGGATCGGAGCTCTTCAGTCAATGAGTGAGATTGCAGATGCCAACCTGTCGAAGGAAGCTATGGCTGCAATTCGTTCGGTGCCGTCCATGATCTACTTTGGTGTTCCCACTATCGAGGCAGTTCTTATGCGGAGCTTGGGCGTGCCCCGCTCGGTCAGCGTAGCGATGGGGAGGAAGTTTACAGAAGCAACCGATGCTGAGCCAGCACCGCGTCTTCAAAAAGCAAGGGCATGGCTTGAACGAAGCTCCGCCGAAACTTGGCAGGAAGTAGCAAAGGAATCCAACCTACCTATGGATGGGAGACGGATGCGGGAAGTGTGGCGCATCATCACTGGCAATCAGCCTTTATAAAGTCTAGGTGGGAAAAGTATGAGAATAAATTCGAAGCCAAGAAACGGAAATTATGGGCAACCTAAAACAAGGTGATTGGTACTACAGCCCTGACCGCCGGCAGCTTTGTCAGGACGTCCTGCTCGCGCTAACGAGTCCTCGGTCATTCCGCTTCCGCACCAGATACGAGCCCTATCCCGCGCTATCGCCTTCGACATGAGCGCCGCGCGCACCGC
Proteins encoded:
- a CDS encoding excisionase family DNA-binding protein codes for the protein MEDRWLSVDEIAAYLGIKRDTVYKWISARQMPGRQLSLTLRNGLIGCYIGEYELRGSDRTSYGDRLLSELSKELRRHKVSNTGRRQLYNYLAFYRAYPQIVRTVPAQTRHLLPKDIDSQKVRTVSAQLAITPEKLLGSLYYERSGLSKDKKKLAELALINSLENELPKDDESLRAKGKNRWYVPAPNKADDLEKLRERSLLKEFEEYRASSQKRLKVFRLEAVRAGFKKARQESDYATIITVSRKVPENVLQENPKLLMWYDQALTRMGGE
- a CDS encoding DEAD/DEAH box helicase encodes the protein MSAFPTDILIAKTGGREALDRTSDQAKVLLAKTVLKRIAERDPAALVPIQPDMRNTLEEALHLIELRCLDLAVAWRRDVRSNEGIEFRDYCSLAFDIRRMLPLGETEDARVKGAIRLAAVAVLGDRSADIRRYLNENAWPVSELNSEDAGWTKLVLFRVADAFLRVVRKKNWDDLRAVADSIASLRQSQQLYEREYLQQENGLRQIAAIELVAFYQLAKAVEMLGVFVGKGTPRTALDDVDFHLSRAVKAADSAGIIELALLLRWLSMAARVLIRSTIWHQLAAYNSKMTDFKQALTNEQQTRPLFELLPPQRDAIQDVMHTGNRAVVVEMPTSSGKTLLAECRIIQTIVNIDKAWIAYLVPTRALVNQVSVRLRRDLGPLGLKIEQATPAYELDVLEEELLSSPGSFDVLVTTPEKLDLLIRSGAADQGNRPLGLVVLDEAHNLGDGERGLRSELVLATINRESPDTHFLLLTPFIPNAEELATWLDDERSQSITPSLAINWQPNDQMIALAYPKGRGRVWGLEVKPLHVRRAHRAPIAFDERVTIDREQTRDITLTQAKSSKLGVAAFVAEALASRGSSIVLAYSPTDCWNLAKKLAPMLPDKQSKRLTLVREFVKAEYGEDFALHAFLGKGLGVHHAGISPEVRTLLEWLTEEGELVALVATTTVAQGVNFPISNVILSTHFKPIRIGDAFIQGELRPDEFWNIAGRAGRLFQDTLGLVIFASQKQDDDSLERYVNKRVVELASALEQMIEDTVERGWDLDLRRLVRNDAKWSSFVQYLAHSYRKIGDHAQFLTDTEKLLKRTYAYHRLSGHQPELAEQLIESTRIYAEQLSNLPSGVLTLVDSTGFSPESIIDLLRDKESFSLQADDWSPSRLFRSGGEGMKSLVGALLRVPELNIPTIGGGDGKSIASMLEMWVSGKTLREIADRHFADVPDIQKRLTECCRTVYQTLTHQGSWGIGALQSMSEIADANLSKEAMAAIRSVPSMIYFGVPTIEAVLMRSLGVPRSVSVAMGRKFTEATDAEPAPRLQKARAWLERSSAETWQEVAKESNLPMDGRRMREVWRIITGNQPL